In a single window of the Halomicroarcula saliterrae genome:
- a CDS encoding PP2C family protein-serine/threonine phosphatase, with amino-acid sequence MRYTTNYDIGDRKRGQGINEDSLSLTIFEQGHRDGYLGKTRGSGDGEEADAPKESEADAEAADEPEAEATDGAETATEDTTAHGETPADDVAPSGAADSAVEAATEAAETPASDDEADDEEPGDETPEMPANRSAGVFVLADGAGGHDAGDVASYIATTVVAENLAPVAINAVRSHPEEFDIDISPDVLPDTLGPEDIQTGLENAIIKAHREIIRYAGDSGTQSYTTVVAGVYADGQLHLGWVGDSRAYLVNDAREEIVSLTKDHAVVEEWADQGEIDSVEAHVHPDGNQITRALGGSGHEDPDRAMVDVDTRSVRLFAEDTVLATSDGLIDAQTDAPQLYQQYVDADRSEEMAATVREAVVTDAEIRDVVLGAESLDAAAGEYVRLANERGGKDNISVLLFEDDTLPSTPSGGVPVRAADPDIDLSERDTVIITED; translated from the coding sequence ATGCGATACACGACAAACTACGACATCGGCGACCGGAAGCGCGGACAGGGAATCAACGAGGACAGCCTCTCGCTGACGATTTTCGAGCAGGGCCACCGGGACGGCTATCTCGGCAAGACGAGGGGCTCGGGAGACGGGGAGGAAGCGGACGCGCCCAAGGAGAGCGAGGCCGACGCTGAAGCGGCCGACGAGCCCGAAGCGGAGGCGACGGACGGGGCGGAGACAGCGACCGAGGACACCACGGCTCACGGGGAGACACCGGCCGACGATGTGGCGCCGTCCGGCGCGGCCGACAGTGCCGTCGAGGCGGCGACCGAGGCGGCCGAGACGCCAGCATCCGACGACGAGGCAGACGACGAAGAGCCCGGAGACGAGACGCCCGAGATGCCGGCCAACCGCTCGGCGGGCGTCTTCGTGCTGGCGGACGGCGCCGGGGGCCACGACGCCGGCGACGTGGCCTCGTACATCGCGACGACGGTCGTCGCGGAGAACCTCGCGCCGGTGGCTATCAACGCCGTTCGCAGCCATCCGGAGGAGTTCGACATCGATATCAGCCCGGACGTGTTGCCCGACACGCTCGGCCCGGAGGACATCCAGACCGGGCTGGAAAACGCCATCATCAAAGCTCACCGGGAGATAATCCGCTACGCGGGCGACTCCGGGACCCAGTCTTACACCACCGTCGTGGCCGGCGTCTACGCCGACGGCCAGTTGCATCTGGGGTGGGTCGGCGACAGCCGAGCGTATCTGGTCAACGACGCTCGCGAAGAGATCGTCTCGCTGACCAAAGACCACGCGGTCGTCGAGGAGTGGGCAGACCAGGGCGAAATCGACTCGGTGGAGGCCCACGTCCACCCGGACGGCAACCAGATTACGCGAGCGCTGGGCGGCTCGGGTCACGAGGACCCCGACCGCGCGATGGTCGACGTCGACACCCGCTCGGTTCGGCTGTTCGCCGAAGACACGGTGCTGGCCACGAGCGACGGCCTCATCGACGCCCAGACCGACGCGCCACAGCTCTACCAGCAGTACGTCGACGCCGACCGCTCCGAGGAGATGGCGGCGACCGTCCGCGAGGCGGTCGTCACCGACGCCGAGATACGCGACGTGGTCCTCGGCGCGGAGTCGCTGGACGCCGCCGCTGGCGAGTACGTCCGGCTCGCGAACGAACGCGGGGGGAAAGACAACATCTCGGTCCTGCTGTTCGAAGACGACACGCTCCCGTCGACTCCAAGCGGCGGCGTGCCGGTTCGCGCAGCCGACCCCGACATCGACCTTTCAGAGCGCGATACAGTCATTATAACTGAGGATTAG
- a CDS encoding FHA domain-containing serine/threonine-protein kinase: protein MTWEPEPGDSIAGRYELQEFLGKGGFAKAYKALDTETGDSVVLKHPNYTESQNDRSVIEEYFEKEAESLERIAAVGGHENVMDLYDSVRERDVPFLVVELVEGGIELDNVIDEHGPIEDSAQVRQIGIDLADAMGFLHENEIVYRDLKPENVMLKPDITPTLIDFNTATGFDSTGDPSTGNQGTTILGPFKPREVAEASRTDVRQGPWSDVYSIGKILLFLLKGSVPKKDGVNPQDFGADCDDYLAEIVERATQSDYRHRYRNATVLRDVLEAKDPTPPSTGSIRYIQAGTEFTVEPGDTIGREGANGPPASITIEDPQGEYISSVQVQFETEGGEWYLVDRSLNGTFVQKGSGWQRVLCGAGRDRLREKGEDYTDRHGEEPPESIRLADGDLISLVHPTYGVTFEFQSE from the coding sequence ATGACGTGGGAACCCGAACCGGGTGACAGTATCGCCGGCCGCTACGAACTCCAGGAGTTCCTCGGCAAGGGCGGGTTCGCGAAGGCGTACAAGGCACTGGACACCGAGACCGGGGACTCGGTCGTCCTGAAACACCCCAACTACACCGAGTCACAGAACGACCGCTCGGTCATCGAGGAGTATTTCGAGAAGGAGGCGGAGTCGCTGGAACGCATCGCCGCGGTGGGGGGACACGAGAACGTGATGGACCTCTACGACTCCGTTCGGGAGCGAGACGTCCCGTTCCTCGTGGTCGAACTCGTCGAGGGCGGTATCGAACTGGACAACGTCATCGACGAACACGGTCCTATAGAGGACAGCGCGCAGGTCCGCCAGATCGGTATCGACCTCGCGGACGCGATGGGCTTTCTCCACGAGAACGAGATCGTCTACCGCGACCTGAAACCCGAGAACGTAATGCTCAAGCCCGACATCACGCCGACGCTCATCGACTTCAACACGGCGACGGGCTTTGACTCGACGGGCGACCCGTCGACGGGGAATCAGGGGACGACCATTCTGGGCCCGTTCAAACCCCGCGAAGTCGCGGAGGCGAGCCGGACGGACGTGCGTCAGGGCCCGTGGTCCGACGTCTACTCTATCGGGAAGATTCTGCTGTTCCTGCTGAAGGGGTCGGTCCCGAAAAAAGACGGCGTCAATCCACAGGACTTCGGGGCCGACTGCGACGATTATCTGGCCGAAATCGTCGAGCGGGCTACGCAGTCGGACTACCGACACCGGTACCGGAACGCGACAGTCCTGCGGGACGTACTGGAGGCGAAGGACCCGACGCCGCCGTCGACGGGCTCGATACGCTACATTCAGGCGGGCACGGAGTTCACCGTCGAACCCGGCGACACCATCGGCCGGGAGGGAGCCAACGGGCCGCCGGCCTCTATCACCATCGAGGACCCGCAGGGCGAGTATATCTCGTCGGTACAGGTACAGTTCGAGACCGAGGGCGGCGAGTGGTATCTGGTCGACCGGAGCCTCAACGGGACGTTCGTCCAGAAGGGGTCGGGCTGGCAGCGAGTGCTGTGCGGGGCCGGGCGCGACCGGCTCCGCGAGAAGGGCGAGGACTACACTGACCGCCACGGGGAGGAGCCACCGGAGTCGATTCGACTGGCCGACGGCGACCTCATCTCGCTGGTCCACCCCACCTACGGCGTCACGTTCGAGTTCCAATCGGAGTAA
- a CDS encoding vWA domain-containing protein, whose product MTANVVTDVNRPYVPAGGAKLTAEIEVEPGQLDRQPTRHIALCIDSSGSMAGDEMDRARSGAEWVFGLLNDDDYVSIVAFDTEVDVVLPATRWGDISRDDAVDHVHEIRAGGGTDMYRGLSAAADTLRELSDDDNTARRVLLLSDGKDNTHDPPEFETLAREIDSAGIRIKSAGIGEDYRSETIRKLGSVARGDWTHLQASGDIEQFFGDAVEEAGSVVAPDAELELDVADGVEVSEVYRALPQTQEVAPEWHSNTAVIKLPDLLDRETQRVVLKIHAPARPLGDHRLADVTLTAGGETASTSLTVAYTDDEEKLQQHNEEIDIDHKQTVIQTELGKGNVAEAQTQIEQMTRIHGADTEAVQSAERQTQIVMEGGREEQSRATKIVTDEGIQK is encoded by the coding sequence ATGACAGCGAACGTCGTGACCGACGTGAACCGACCGTACGTTCCCGCTGGTGGGGCGAAGCTGACCGCGGAAATCGAAGTCGAACCCGGCCAGCTGGACCGGCAGCCGACGCGCCACATCGCGCTCTGTATCGACTCCAGCGGGTCGATGGCCGGTGACGAGATGGACCGTGCCCGCTCCGGTGCGGAGTGGGTGTTCGGCCTGTTGAACGACGACGACTACGTCTCTATCGTCGCGTTCGACACGGAGGTCGACGTGGTGCTCCCGGCCACGCGCTGGGGCGATATCTCCCGTGACGACGCCGTCGACCACGTCCACGAGATTCGGGCCGGCGGCGGGACCGACATGTACCGCGGGCTGAGCGCGGCCGCGGACACCCTGCGAGAGCTGTCCGACGACGACAACACCGCCCGCAGGGTGCTCCTGCTGTCGGACGGCAAGGACAACACGCACGACCCGCCCGAGTTCGAGACGCTGGCCCGCGAAATCGACAGCGCCGGCATCCGAATCAAATCCGCCGGCATCGGCGAGGACTACCGCAGCGAGACCATCCGCAAGCTCGGGAGCGTCGCGCGGGGCGACTGGACACACCTCCAGGCCTCGGGCGACATCGAGCAGTTCTTCGGCGACGCCGTCGAGGAGGCCGGCAGCGTCGTCGCCCCCGACGCCGAGCTCGAACTCGACGTCGCGGACGGCGTCGAGGTCAGCGAGGTGTACCGCGCGCTGCCACAGACACAGGAGGTCGCGCCGGAGTGGCACTCGAACACGGCCGTCATCAAGCTCCCCGACCTGCTGGACCGGGAGACACAGCGGGTCGTCCTGAAAATCCACGCCCCGGCCCGTCCGCTGGGCGACCACCGGCTCGCGGACGTCACGCTAACTGCGGGCGGTGAGACGGCGTCGACGTCGCTCACCGTGGCGTACACCGACGACGAGGAGAAGCTCCAGCAACACAACGAGGAGATCGACATCGACCACAAACAGACTGTTATCCAGACCGAGCTGGGCAAGGGGAACGTCGCCGAGGCCCAGACGCAGATCGAGCAGATGACCCGGATTCACGGGGCCGACACGGAAGCGGTCCAGTCCGCCGAGCGCCAGACCCAGATCGTGATGGAGGGCGGCCGCGAGGAGCAGAGTCGGGCCACGAAAATCGTCACCGACGAGGGCATCCAGAAGTGA
- a CDS encoding CopG family ribbon-helix-helix protein, with product MTVVSVSMPESLLDRIDEFAEEHGYTGRSEIIREASRNLLGEFEDKRLEGRELMGIVTVLFDYDTTAVEEKMMHLRHEHEGLVASNFHSHVGEHRCMELFVLEGTLAEISTFVGKIRATKDTLNIDYSVVPVDEFGTLADME from the coding sequence ATGACCGTCGTCAGCGTCTCCATGCCCGAATCGCTCCTCGACCGTATCGACGAGTTCGCCGAGGAACACGGCTACACAGGTCGCAGCGAAATCATCCGGGAGGCCAGCCGGAATCTGCTCGGCGAGTTCGAGGACAAGCGCCTCGAAGGGCGGGAACTGATGGGCATCGTCACCGTCCTGTTCGACTACGACACCACGGCAGTCGAGGAGAAGATGATGCATCTGCGCCACGAACACGAGGGGCTGGTCGCCTCGAACTTCCACAGCCACGTCGGCGAACACCGCTGTATGGAGCTGTTCGTGCTCGAAGGGACGCTGGCCGAGATATCCACCTTCGTGGGCAAGATTCGCGCGACCAAAGACACGCTGAACATCGATTACTCCGTCGTGCCGGTCGACGAGTTCGGGACGCTGGCCGATATGGAGTAA
- a CDS encoding alpha/beta hydrolase has translation MSDGPHQDQQLVTAGTPLAEAEAAMILVHGRGATARSIVQMGRDVHEDGVALLAPQAARNTWYPNSFLAPVERNEPGRSSGLQAIEDAIETAVEAGIDRERVLLLGFSQGACLASEYVARNPRRYGGLVALSGGLIGETVDPTAYAGDIEGTPVLLGCSDVDPHIPLERVEATAEAFELLGGDVDKRIYEGMGHGVNEDEMDAVSDLVAKLVE, from the coding sequence ATGAGCGACGGCCCACACCAGGACCAGCAGCTCGTCACCGCCGGGACACCGCTCGCCGAGGCCGAGGCCGCGATGATACTGGTCCACGGCCGGGGCGCGACGGCGAGAAGCATCGTCCAGATGGGCCGGGACGTACACGAAGACGGCGTCGCGCTGCTGGCGCCCCAGGCCGCCCGAAACACCTGGTACCCCAACTCGTTTCTCGCGCCCGTCGAGCGGAACGAACCGGGCCGGAGCTCGGGGCTGCAGGCTATCGAGGATGCCATCGAGACGGCTGTCGAGGCCGGTATCGACCGCGAACGGGTCCTGCTGCTTGGCTTCTCTCAGGGCGCGTGTCTCGCCAGCGAGTACGTCGCGCGCAACCCCCGTCGGTACGGCGGCCTCGTCGCGCTGTCGGGCGGGCTCATCGGCGAGACGGTCGACCCGACGGCGTACGCGGGCGATATCGAGGGCACGCCGGTGTTGCTCGGTTGCAGCGACGTTGACCCCCACATCCCGCTCGAACGGGTCGAAGCGACCGCGGAGGCGTTCGAGTTGCTGGGCGGCGACGTGGACAAACGCATCTACGAGGGGATGGGCCACGGGGTCAACGAAGACGAGATGGACGCTGTGAGCGACTTGGTCGCCAAACTGGTAGAGTAG